A single Venturia canescens isolate UGA chromosome 1, ASM1945775v1, whole genome shotgun sequence DNA region contains:
- the LOC122413648 gene encoding phenoloxidase-activating factor 3-like: MYLQEYVKYLICVLIIYSAVPQDREFTVRAEEQHGDRKSRGVWDLIFGRFRTCGSCVCGKSNRNYARLLGGEDTQSHEFPWLTNVHVKSNKLVSGILINDRYVLTAASQLVGATAPEIKVSLGEYDRCNIDISSINSSVETVTMYPEFNPDSHAHDLALVRLSRPIKFEKRISPVCLPNPGSSYLGQVGTVFGWTESKSSDDIDTRTCRPRKLGLPILGYNECIKSGINPKDYHDDSGCVGVVGVNSVICNNDVGSSLLYRSYTGIYDLVGILSDVNECDDKPRTAVFTKIGPHLDWILQNTKDACYCTK, from the exons ATGTATCTTCAGGAATACGTGAAATATCTCATATGCGTTTTGATCATTTACTCTGCTGTGCCCCAAGACCGAGAATTCACAGTTCGAGCTGAG GAACAACATGGCGATAGAAAATCACGAGGAGTGTGGGACCTGATTTTTGGAAGATTCAGAACCTGTGGTAGCTGCG TTTGTGGAAAATCGAATCGCAATTATGCTCGGCTACTCGGAGGCGAAGACACGCAGAGTCATGAGTTTCCTTGGCTCACGAATGTTCACGTTAAATCGAACAAGCTCGTTAGCGGAATTTTGATAAATGATCGCTACGTGTTAACCGCCGCTAGCCAACTCGTCGG AGCAACGGCCCCAGAAATCAAAGTGTCTCTTGGCGAATACGATCGCTGCAACATCGACATATCTTCGATAAACTCGAGCGTCGAGACAGTAACGATGTACCCAGAATTCAATCCGGATTCCCATGCCCATGACCTCGCTCTTGTCCGTTTGAGTCGTCCAATTAAGTTTGAGAAAAGAATATCACCGGTGTGTCTGCCCAACCCAGGCTCATCGTATCTTGGCCAAGTAGGCACTGTCTTCGGATGGACCGAGAGCAAATCGTCCGATGACATTGACACAAGAACGTGTCGTCCTCGGAAATTGGGGCTGCCTATTCTCGGCTACAACGAGTGTATTAAATCGGGAATAAATCCGAAGGACTATCACGACGATTCAGGCTGTGTTGGTGTCGTTGGTGTCAATTCTGTCATTTGCAAC aacgACGTGGGCTCATCCCTCCTGTATCGATCGTACACAGGAATTTACGATCTCGTTG GAATACTGTCCGACGTGAATGAATGCGACGACAAACCACGAACAGCTGTTTTCACGAAGATCGGACCTCATCTCGATTGGATATTACAAAATACCAAAGACGCTTGTTACTGTACGAAATAA